TGTTGTGGCCAGTTCCCTTTCTCTTGACTCTCTTTGGTTGCGGAGGTGGCATGAGCCTGCTCCGCAATGGCCCTGAGGAAATCAAATGTCCTCTCGGAATCTATGCACTGCTTCCTGCAGACAACAAGAATATCACACACGGACAGGTTGACAGACATTGGCAGTGTACTGACAAACAGCGACGTCTGCTTCTCCACAACTTCCGGGAAGTTACAATGAAAATGACATTATTTCCAGTCAGGTTATTAATGCCAAACTTACACGTGGTTAACGGATAAGGTTCTGCTGTGCCTTGATTGTGTGATTAGGTTAGCCTTTGTGAGAAGGGATCTCAGAAACATCTCCAAAACTTTAGCTAGGACAGACGTTTAGGTGGCACAATTACACAGTTTGCTCCTATGGATAAAACTGAGCTTGTTAAAAGGATACAAATAAGCACTGGCACCGCCATGGCCATTCTTCCCACCTCTGTATCCTTCTGCATGATTTTCTTAATACGACCCTGTCCAGCATAACACGAGGTGAGCACTTGCCGTTTTAGCACAAATAGAGCATCAGAGAAAATAGGGTTTTACATTTGTGCCATTGTGCATACAACACTTTCTCAACTGTTTTACTTACAGGCGGAAATCGAACATTGTATCGTCGTCTTTTTCCAGGCATTTTAAACTTTCCCCTTGTATTTGCTTGTTTATGCATTTTACTTGATGGACGCTGCGGCCTGCTTATATTTACCTGTCACAGGAAGTAAATTAGGGAAGAAATGAGGTTAAGGGCCCTATTCAACAAATTCGACACGTTCACAGTGGTAAGCATGAAGGTTTATAAATCATACCTTATGTAGGCATAAAAGCTGGTATGTGATTTGGGGGTGTCATTTTGCGGGGGAAATGTTTGTAATGGTGCGTACGGAAAGTGCTTGATTAAATTTCCAGAGGTCATAAAACATAAATATaccagaaagacagaaacaggcCTAGACAGTTTATTTAATAGACTGAAGTATGAACATACCTTTTAAAAGGTATGAATAGCAATGATGAgaataacattttacattttatctTGTGTCATATGACACTTATTCACACATATCGGTGCAATATTTCTGAGTGCATTTGGTTTTCAGTGGTTATTGGAGCATTAATAAGTTCACTTAATAAGTGCACCCTACATTTTTTTGCTGTACTCTAAATGAAATaactgaactgtgatgaaaaACGTCAATGCTGGTGTCtggcattttatgggttgaaaatggctcaacacgccatctactgtttaaaatcatcctgaaccttgcaaggccgaTGCTGACGTTTTGGAACTTCTCTACGTCATGATATTCATGGTCTCTAATTGTCTTGACATTACATTAGTTCTATGGGCATAAAAACTCATATATtataaaatgcacacacacaactctcccaTTTCCATTAACTTGATATTCAGACACAGTTTAACGCATGACAAACAATGATCATTTAGTAAACAGCTGCAGAACTTATACTGACACTGTGATTCACTTTACTTGTGCACTGATGCACCTTAATCAGATGTTGCACATTCTAACCAATAATCTAATTAACGATTGTGGATAATGTTACCTTTCtcataaattaaataattagTCTGGAACTCTAATCCTCTCATTGTTTAAACTCATGAATGTCATAAACTGACCATGTGATCCACAACCACATTCTTTGTGGTGTAGGCTATGACAAAATGacatatttgaaataattgaattGTACATGCTGAATCATCtgcataaaa
This region of Clupea harengus unplaced genomic scaffold, Ch_v2.0.2, whole genome shotgun sequence genomic DNA includes:
- the LOC122130949 gene encoding dr1-associated corepressor homolog isoform X1 translates to MHKQANTRGKFKMPGKRRRYNVRFPPGRIKKIMQKDTEVGRMAMAVPVLISKVLEMFLRSLLTKANLITQSRHSRTLSVNHVKQCIDSERTFDFLRAIAEQAHATSATKESQEKGNWPQHRRRWQDIPVKAKPCKKEEPPKIAIRESQREPLYNDSSSSVYYPWCCLRHECHWKQMFELL
- the LOC122130949 gene encoding dr1-associated corepressor isoform X2 — protein: MHKQANTRGKFKMPGKRRRYNVRFPPGRIKKIMQKDTEVGRMAMAVPVLISKVLEMFLRSLLTKANLITQSRHSRTLSVNHVKQCIDSERTFDFLRAIAEQAHATSATKESQEKGNWPQHRRRWQDIPVKAKPCKKEEPPKIAIRESQREPLYNDSSSSESELYICLD